Proteins from a single region of Dama dama isolate Ldn47 chromosome 14, ASM3311817v1, whole genome shotgun sequence:
- the MTHFR gene encoding methylenetetrahydrofolate reductase (NADPH) isoform X5 produces the protein MDRPKPKVFSAGHCCPSLGMRASEAGSRRFSVPPSISRNSAMVNEPRGNGGPGPRLEGSSSGSESSKDSSRCSTPGLDPERCERLREKMKRRMDSGDKWFSLEFFPPRTAQGAVNLISRFDRMGAGGPLFVDVTWHPAGDPGSDKETSSMVIASTAVNYCGLETILHMTCCHQSREEITGHLHKAKQLGLKNILALRGDPIGDQWEEEEGGFNYATDLVKHIRNEFGDYFDVCVAGYPKGHPEAESFEADLKHLKEKVAAGADFIITQLFFEADTFFQFVKACSEIGITCPILPGIFPIQGYHSLRQLVKLSKLEVPQQIKDVIEPIKDNDAAIRNYGIEQAVSLCQELLASGLVPGLHFYTLNREVATIEVLKRLGLWIEDPRRPLPWALSAHPKRREEDVRPIFWASRPKSYIYRTQEWDEFPNGRWGNSSSPAFGELKDYYLFYLKSKSPKEELLKMWGVELTSEESVFQVFAHYLSGEPNQNGYKVTCLPWNDEPLAAETSLMKEELLRVNRRGILTINSQPNINGKPSSDPIVGWGPSGGYVFQKAYLEFFTSRETVEALLQVLKKYELRVNYHIVDVKGENITNAPELQPNAVTWGIFPGREIIQPTVVDPVSFMFWKPWPPSSDTMMAARLV, from the exons ATGGACCGTCCAAAACCCAAGGTCTTCTCAGCGGGGCACTGCTGCCCCTCCCTGGGAATGCGAGCCTCGGAGGCTGGCAGCAGAAGGTTCTCAGTGCCACCCTCCATCAG CAGGAACTCTGCCATGGTGAACGAACCCAGAGGGAACGGAGGCCCAGGCCCCCGCCTGGagggcagcagcagcggcagcgaGAGCTCCAAGGACAGTTCAAGGTGCTCCACGCCGGGGTTGGACCCCGAGCGATGCGAGAGACTCCGGGAGAAGATGAAGCGGAGGATGGACTCTGGTGACAAGTGGTTCTCCCTAGAGTTCTTCCCTCCCCGAACTGCCCAGGGTGCTGTCAATCTCATCTCCAG GTTTGACCGGATGGGAGCGGGTGGCCCCCTCTTTGTAGACGTGACCTGGCACCCAGCTGGGGATCCTGGCTCCGACAAGGAGACCTCGTCCATGGTGATTGCCAGCACCGCCGTGAACTACTGTGGCCTCGAGACCATCCTGCACATGACCTGCTGTCATCAGAGCCGGGAGGAGATCACAGGCCACCTGCACAAAGCCAAGCAGCTGGGCCTGAAGAACATCCTGGCGCTGAGGGGAG ACCCCATAGGTGACCagtgggaagaggaggaaggaggcttCAACTATGCTACGGACTTGGTGAAGCACATCCGAAACGAGTTTGGTGACTACTTTGACGTCTGTGTGGCAG GTTACCCCAAAGGCCACCCTGAAGCAGAGAGCTTTGAGGCCGATCTGAAGCACCTGAAGGAGAAGGTGGCTGCGGGAGCCGACTTCATCATCACCCAGTTGTTCTTTGAGGCTGACACGTTCTTCCAGTTTGTGAAGGCTTGCTCCGAGATAGGCATTACCTGCCCCATCCTCCCTGGCATCTTCCCTATTCAG GGCTACCACTCCCTCCGGCAGCTGGTGAAGCTGTCCAAACTGGAGGTGCCACAGCAGATCAAGGACGTGATCGAGCCCATCAAAGACAATGATGCTGCCATCCGCAACTACGGCATCGAGCAGGCCGTGAGCCTGTGCCAGGAGCTGCTGGCCAGTGGCTTGGTGCCAGGCCTCCACTTCTACACCCTCAACCGGGAGGTGGCCACCATTGAGGTGCTGAAGCGCCTGGGGCTTTGGATCGAGGACCCCAG GCGTCCCCTGCCCTGGGCCCTCAGCGCCCACCCCAAGCGCCGGGAGGAGGATGTCCGGCCCATCTTCTGGGCCTCAAGACCAAAGAGTTACATTTACCGCACGCAGGAGTGGGACGAGTTCCCCAACGGCCGCTG GGGCAACTCCTCCTCTCCGGCCTTTGGGGAGCTGAAGGACTACTACCTCTTCTACCTAAAGAGCAAGTCCCCAAAGGAAGAGCTGCTGAAGATGTGGGGGGTGGAGCTGACCAGTGAGGAAAGCGTCTTCCAAGTCTTTGCCCACTACCTCTCAGGAGAGCCCAACCAGAACGGCTACAAA GTGACTTGCCTGCCCTGGAATGACGAGCCCCTGGCGGCCGAGACCAGCCTGATGAAGGAGGAGCTGCTGAGAGTGAACCGGCGGGGCATCCTCACCATCAACTCCCAGCCCAACATCAACGGGAAGCCGTCCTCTGACCCCATCGTGGGCTGGGGCCCCAGTGGGGGCTATGTCTTCCAGAAG GCCTACTTAGAGTTCTTCACTTCCCGAGAGACGGTGGAGGCACTTCTGCAGGTGCTGAAGAAGTATGAGCTCCGAGTGAATTACCACATCGTGGATGTGAAG